GAGGATCGGGATGACCACATTGGCCACAGTGCCCGGCAAGACGGTGCTGCGCACCACGATGGTGTGGCGGGTGGTCTTGTCACGCAGGACAAAACCGATCTCGCGGCATACCGATTCGATGTAGTTGAGTTCCAGGTCGCCGTTTTTCTTGCTTGGCGTGCCGACGCAAATCATCGACAAGTCGGTATCGCGGATGGCTTCGGCGAAGTTGGTAGTACCGCGCAGTCGACCGGTCTCGATCCCTTGGCTCAACAGTTCACCCAGACCCGGTTCAACGATTGGCGATTTGCCCGCATTGATCAGGTCAATCTTTTCCTGGGAGATGTCTACGCCGACCACTTCGTGGCCACGGGCAGACAGGCAACCGGCACAGACTGCGCCAACGTAACCTAAACCAAATATGCTGATGCGCATCGCATTTACCTCTTTGTCATTGAAGACGATATTAATCATGCCAATTAGATGGCCGGAGTTCATGTTTGCAAGCGTCACAGTTGCCACGAAAGTTGGGCGAATAGACGCCGACTTACCGTGTGCAGGCATGTTAAATAACGAGTGACTAACGATTGCACTCAAGGTGTGCGAAACATGGCCTTGTTATTGGTACTTGCCCTGAAATGCAGCCGGCCTTCCTGGGAGAAGGGCCTGGCGCCAGTGCCGCAGAGCGTTGATAGAGGCATAAAGCCTCTAAATATCAATGCCTTGGGTTTTCTCACTGACCCATTAGGGGAAGCTGAGCCTTGGCCTTTTAGTGGGTGGCAATTCATCCTTGTCGCCGCTCTTAACTAATCGGTTGGTAATATGACCACGCAGTCAAAGTGTATGTGACAACTTTGCTACTTCCATTGGTCGGTCATGTAAGTCATCTCTTACAGCAACAGAGAATTTCGTTACCGGTGGTATGAGCGGTGCTTTGGAGTGAAGTTCCTGGCCACTCATCCTGTTTCCGGAAATTTCTTGAAATATTAGAAAAGATGGCACTGGTACTATACTGATAGCACTTGCTATTTGGGCCAGTAGTTATAGGGAGTTGGCGCGCAGGGATAGTTTTGTGCCACTACCTTTTAAAAAAAGTGGTGCCACTACGAAAAAATTTCTGAAATGTCGAGTGAAAGATTCGTTAGGAATGCGTCAGGATGTTTTTTGACGCCAAATAAATGACGGTCTTTGGTGTGGAGCGCAGATAAAAATGTGGGAGCTGGCTTGCCTGCGATAGCGGTATTCCAGTCAGAGATAAGTCGACTGATACACCGCTATCGCAGGCAAGCCAGCTCCCACAGTTGATCTATGGCGGCCGTGAGCGTGTGTACGGCCTTATTCCGGTGCGTGATCGCGCAAGAACACCAGGTTATCCGGCTTGGACTGCTCCGCATTGAAGCGATAGCCCTGTACATCAAACTGCTTGAGCTTGGCCGGGTCGTTGATGCGCTCTTCGATCACGAAGCGGCTCATCATGCCCCGCGCTTTCTTCGCGTAGAAGCTGATGATCTTGTATTGGCCGTTCTTCAGGTCCTTGAACTCGGTATTGATGATGCGCGCGTTCAGCGCCGTGCGCTTGACCGCCGAGAAGTACTCGTTGGAGGCCAGGTTGAGCAGCATGTCATCACCTTGCTCGGCGAGTGCCTCGTTGAGCCATTCACTGATACGGGTGCCCCAGAAGGCATAGAGGTCTTTGCCACGGGCGTTGGGCAGTTTGGTGCCCATCTCCAGGCGGTACGGCATCATCAAGTCCAGAGGGCGCAGCAGGCCGTACAGGCCCGAGAGCATGCGCAGGTGGTCTTGGGCGTAGCTGAAGTCGGCGTCGCTGAAGGTCTCGGCGTTGAGGCCGGTGTAGACGTCGCCCTTGAAGGCCAGCAGGGCCTGCTTGGCGTTCTCCGGCGTGAACGCGGGCGTCCAGCTGCCGAAGCGCGCGGCGTTGAGGCCGCCGATCTTGTCGGAGACGTGCATCAATTCGCTGATTTGCGCCGGGCTCAGTTCACGCAATTGTTCGATCAGCTCCTGGGAGTGGTCGAGGTATTGCGGCTGGGTGAAGCGCGGGGTTACCGGCTTGGACTCGAAATCGAGGGTTTTGGCGGGGGAAATCACCATCAGCATGAACTTGGCTCCTTTAAACGTGGGGGGATTCTAGGGGGTTGGGGCTTTTGACTCCACCTATGATGGCGATAGGCACGATCCGCTATGATGGGCGGTGATTCTGGAGAGGGAGACCCTAGGTGCGAATTGCGCTTTTATTATCAGCTTGCCTGTTATGCCTGACCGCCAATGCGGCGCCGGTGGAGGTGGCCAGCCTGGACCGCGGCACCTGGCCGGAAAAACTCAGCAGCCCGGCGCTGTTCGACGTGGCCTCGCGCGCCGAAATCCTGATGTTCGCCCACAGCCTGCTCGCCAGCGAGAACCAGGACGAAACCGCGCTCAAGCAACGCCTGGGCCTGAAGATCATCAACCTGGCCGCCATCGATGACCTGCGTCGCCAGCTCTGGCAGCGCCTGCTGGAAAACTACACCTTCGCCCAGCAAAGCTGTGAAGAAGACGCCTCGTTCTGCTACCTGGTGGAAAACATGGACGACCTGCGCGAGCAGGCCGGCAAGTTCCAGGTCAGCGACAACTCCTTCTATATAGGCTGGGCCGGCCCCAGCCATAATTTCCACGAACGCTACCTCGACGAACTGCTGCGCAAAGCCGCGCTGTTCCCGCAGATCGGCAGTGAAGTGCTGCGTTTCGGCGATCACGAGCGCAATGGCGATGAATTCAACGACCGCCTGTTCCTGCTGACCTTCGACGGCGGCCCGGCACCGGTCAGCGGCAATACCGACTGGCTCACCGATTACCTGCGCAAGCAGAAGATGAACGCCACCTTCTTCGCCCTCGGCAGCAGCTTGCAGACCCGCGTGGAGCGCAGTTCCGCCGCCGATGTGCAGGCGTTGTACCAAGGCCAGTGTGTAGGCACCCAGGGCTGGCAGTATCGTTCCCACAGCCATTGGGTCGACTGGCAAAGCTCGATCACCCGCAGCGCCTCACTGGCGCAGAACCTGATGCCGGAAAACTACGTGCCGCTGTTTCGCCCGCCGTATGGCCAGCGCCGTGCCGACAGCCAGGGCTTCTTCCAGTCCCAGGGTTTGCAGGTGGCGTTGTGGGACATCGATTCCCAGGACGAGCCGGGCAAACTCAAGGCCGATGAGTCGGCGCAACGGGTGCTGACATTGATGTTGCTGTGGCGCAAAGGCGTGATTGTGTTTCACGACACCCAGGACAAGGCGCGGGTCGCATTGCCGATGTTGCTGCAGGCAACGGCGCAAAGTGGGCTGGGTTGGCAGGACTGCCGGGAGGCGTTTCGCTGAAAAAGCTGAAGTGCCCGGCCCTGTTGGGGATGAGGCATTTTTGGGGTGATTTTGTGCGACATTTCGATGCAGGTGGACTTCCGACTTTAACGGGGTGGCTGGCACTCGGCTAGTGCTATTCGTCATCCTGAAAAATAAACTTCAAAAAAGCGTCAAAGTGCTTTTTCCTGTCATGGTTTTTGCGGTATTACGAAGTCAGATCGCCGAAACCTGCAACACAGGTGGCGTCTTCCAAGACTCCTCATGTGGGCACTGCACTTGACGTCACTCAGGTGCAGTCGGTGGTCGAATCGAGGCGCAGCACTGTTGTGGTATTGCGTCGACTGGCTCCCACAAAGGTGACCGAGTATGGATGATCATGGACGTAACCCTTCTTCCGACCAGCCAATCCTTTATGTGCTTGATACCAACGTATTGATCCACGATCCAAACGCACTGCTTAATTTCGAAGAACACCACGTCGCCATCCCGATGATCGTGCTTGAGGAGCTCGACAAACTCAAAAGCGGGCACCACAGCGTTGCCGCCGAATGCCGCCAGGCCATCCGCCTGATCGACAAGACCCTGGGCGAAGCCTCACCCGAGGACGTTGAGGTCGGCGTGCCGATCCAGCGTGGCAAAAGCGGGCCCAAGGGCTTGCTGTCGATTCTGATGAGCAAGCGCAGCGAGCCCAACAGCCTGCTGCCGGAAAACCTCAACGACAACAAAATCATCAACCAATTGATCGACCTGCACGCGCGTGACAAGGACCTGCGCCTGGTGCTGGTGACCAAAGACATCAATATGCGCCTCAAGGCACGAGCGTGTGGGATCGCTGCCGAGGACTACAGCACCGACCAGCTTGTCGACGACGTGTCGATGCTGTCGCGTGGTTATCACACCGTGACCGGCTCCTTCTGGGACCTGGTCAGCAAGGTCGAAACCCGTCAGGACCATGGCCGCACCTGGCATCAGGTGCAGTTGATCGACAACCTGCCGGCCGTGCACATCAATGAATTCATTATCGACGAACAGGGTTTTGTGGGCTGGATCAAAGAGATCCAGGTCGACAAGCTGCTGATCCTCGACCTGCATCAGGAACCCCTGTTGCACCAGGAAGCCTGGGGCCTGAAACCGCGTGACATCTACCAGAGCCTGGCGCTGTATGCGCTGCTCGACCCGGACATTCACCTGGTCAACCTGACCGGCGCCGCAGGCTCGGGGAAAACCATCCTCGCCCTGGCCGCCGCCATCGAGCAGACCATGGTGACCAAGCGTTATCGGCGCATTATCGCCACCCGCAGCGTGCAGGGCCTGGACCAGGAAATCGGCTTCCTGCCCGGCACCGAAGCGGAAAAAATGGAGCCGTGGCTGGGCGCTATCACCGACAACCTCGAAGCCTTGCACATGGATGACGAAAACACCCATGGCAGCGTCGATTACATCCTCAGCAAAGTGCCGTTGCAGTTCAAATCCCTCAACTACATCCGAGGTCGCAGCTTCCAGCAAAGCCTGATTTTGATCGATGAATGCCAGAACCTGACGCCGCACCAGATGAAAACCATCATCACGCGTGCCGGTGCCGGTTCCAAAGTGGTGTGCCTGGGCAACCTGGCACAGATCGACACCCCTTACCTGTCCGCGACCAGCTCCGGGCTGACTTACCTGACGGAACGCTTCAAAGACTTCCCGAACGGCGTGCACATCGCGCTGCAGGGTGTTCCTCGTTCGATTCTGGCCGAGTACGCCGAGTCGCATCTATAACCCACCAAACCATGTGGGAGCGGGCTTGCTCGCGAAAGCGGTGATTCAGTCGATATCTGTATTGGCTGACACACCGCCTTCGCGAGCAAGCCCGCTCCCACATTTGATCTGTGTTGGGTTTACAATCGGGCCTCCTGATCAGGAGTATCCCTGTGCTGACTCATCTCGATTCCCAAGGTCGTGCCCATATGGTCGACGTCACCGACAAAGCCGTGACGTTCCGTGAGGCGGTGGCCGAAGCGCGGGTGCGCATGCTGCCCGAGACCCTGAAAATGATTGTCGACGGCGCCCACCCCAAGGGCGACGTGTTTGCCGTGGCCCGCATTGCCGGGATCCAGGCCGCCAAAAAAACCAGTGATCTGATCCCGCTGTGTCACCCGCTGATGCTCACCGGCGTCAAGGTCGAGCTGAGTGCCGAGGGCGTGGACGCCGTGCGTATCCTGGCGCGCTGCAAACTCAGCGGCCAGACCGGCGTGGAGATGGAAGCACTGACCGCCGCCAGCGTCGCTGCACTGACGATCTACGACATGTGCAAGGCGGTGGACCGTGGCATGACCATCGAAAGCATCCGCCTGCTGGAAAAACTCGGCGGCAAAAGTGGGCATTTCAAGGCGGACCAGGCATGAGCATCAACGTATTGTTTTTTGCCCGCTACGCCGAAGCGGTGGGCTTTGATTCGCTGGAGATGGAGGGCGATTTCGCCACCGTCGATGCCGTGCGCCTGGCGCTGGCCGGTGACCCGGAGTTTGCGGTGCTCAATGAAACCAGCCTGATGTGCGCGCGCAACGAAGAGCTGTGTGGCCTTGATGAGCCGGTGCAGGCCGGTGATGAAGTCGCCTTTTTCCCGCCTGTAACTGGAGGCTGAGCATGGCCATTCGTGTTCAGGCCGAGGCGTTTGACCCAGGCTTCGAAGTCAATGCCATGCACGCGGCGAATGTCGGCGTGGGCGCGGTGGTGAGTTTTGTCGGCTATGTGCGCGACTTCAATGACGGGCGGGATGTGTCGGGGATGTTTCTTGAGCACTACCCTGGCATGACCGAAAAAGCCCTGGCCAAGATAACGGTCGAGGCCGAACAGCGTTGGCCATTGCTCAAGCTGGAAGTGCTGCACCGGATCGGCGCGCTTGAACCGGGCGAGCCGATTGTTTTCGTGGCTGCCGCCAGCGCGCATCGCCAGGCGGCGTTTGATGCCTGTGCGTTTGTGATGGACTACCTGAAGACCCGCGCGCCGTTCTGGAAGAAAGAAAACACGCCGGAAGGCCCGCGCTGGGTGGACGGGCGGGGCAGTGATCACGCCGCGGCGGATCGCTGGAAATAAACACCTGACTAAAGGTGTATGGAGATCCAAATGTGGGAGCCGGGCTTGTGTGGGAGCTGGCTTGCCTGCGATACAGGCACCTCGGTTTTTCAGTTGCACCGAGGAGATGCTATCGCAGGCAAGCCAGCTCCCACATAGCCAGCTCCCACATTTTTAACCGCGTTTCAGGCTTGAGGGCGTTTACGCTCCACAGCCCGCAACAAATGCGTCGGCGGTGTTTCGCAGCTGATCTTGCGGCCCAGCAAGGTCTCAATCGACGGCAGCTGATACGAATCATCCTCGCCCGCAAAGCTGATCGACACACCCGCGGCCCCGGCACGGCCGGTACGGCCAATACGGTGCACGTAGTCGTCCGGCACTTCCGGCAGGGTGAAGTTGATCACGTGGCTGATGCCGTCAATGTGAATCCCGCGCCCGGCCACGTCGGTGGCCACCAGCACGCGAATCTTGCCTTCGCGGAAACCTTCCAACGTCTTGATGCGCTTGTGCTGTGGCACGTCGCCGGACAGTTGCGCGGCGTTGACGCCGTCACGCACCAGGCGCTCTTCGATGCGGCGCACTTCGTCCTTGCGGTTGGCAAAGACCATTACGCGTTCCCAGCCGTTGTCGTTGACCAGGTTGTACAGCAGCTTGTACTTGTCGGCACCGGCTACGGCGTAGATGTGCTGTTCGACGTTTTCACTGGCGACGTTCAGCGCTTCGATCTCGACGATGGACGGGTCGGTGGTCCACTGCTTGGCAAGGTTCATCACGTCTTCGGTGAAGGTCGCGGAGAACAGCAGGGTCTGGCGCTCGTTTTTCGGCGGGGTCTGGCGAATGATCTGGCGCACTTGCGGGATGAAGCCCATGTCGAGCATGCGGTCGGCTTCGTCCAGCACCATTACTTCGACCATGTCCAGGTGCACGTCGCCGCGCTGGTTGAAGTCGAGCAGGCGGCCCGGCGTGGCGACCAGGATGTCGCAGTGACGCGCTTCGAGGTGCTTGAGCTGTTTGTCGAAGTCCATGCCGCCCACGAACGTCATGACGTTGAGGCCGGTGTACTTGGTCAGGTCGGCGGCGTCCTTGGCAATCTGTACCACCAGCTCGCGGGTCGGCGCGATGATCAGTGCACGCGGCTCACCCATGTAGCGCTCTTTGGGCGGCGGCGTTTGCAGCAACTGGGTGATGATCGAGATCAGGAACGCAGCGGTCTTGCCGGTGCCGGTCTGGGCGCGGCCGATGGCGTCTTTGCCCGCGAGGGTGAAGCCCAGCACTTGCGCCTGGATCGGCGTGCAGTACGGGAAACCCAGGTCCTGGATGGCGTGCATCAGTTCCGGGGCCAGTTTGAAATCGTGGAAGCGGGTTTTGCCTTCCTGGGGCTCGACGACGAAGTCTTCGAGTTTCCATGGCGTCACGGGCGGTTTGGGTGCGCGCTCGCGGCGGGGGGCTTTGGGTGCAGGCGCAGGCGTTGGCGCTACCTCGGCCGGTTTCGCCTGTTCAGGCTGTGTCACCGCAGGCGGCTTCGGCGTGGCGACAGGTGCGGTCCGCTCGGGCTGTTTACCGTCGTTGCGGTGGCCGGGCTTGGGGGCAGGAGCACTGGGAACAGGCGCGAGCGGCTCAGCCTCGCTTTTGCCGAACATCTTCTTAAGTGCTTTGAGCACGGTGATCTCATTAATTGATTAAGGAATGTACGCCGGCCAGTGTAATGCAAGAATCGGGCGCGGCGTAGTGCGTCTGTCATACGGCTACATAATGTATGGATTTCAGCCCAGGCGGGCGGCCAACCAGGTGCCTATGTCGTGTATCTCCTGGGGTAACACTTCGTGACCCATTGGGTATTCCTGCCATGTCACGGTGACACCACGGCTCTTCAAATGCTCGTAGGCGCTGCGACCCATGGCGTTCTGCACCACGTCATCGTATTGGCCGTGCAGGCACAGGGCCGGAATCCGCTGCTGGCTGGCGGAAATTTCCAGCTCGTCACCGAAGGTCGGCGCATAGGTGGAGAGGGCGATGACGCCACCCAGCGAGCCCTGCCATTTCAGGAACGCGGTGTGGAAGACCACGGCGCCGCCTTGCGAGAAACCGGCGAGGAAAATCCGCGAGGCGTCTATTCCGCTGCTCTTTTGCTCCTTGATCAAATCCGTGACCATTTTGGCCGACGTTTCCAGCTCTTCCAGGCTGATCGAGCGGGCCGGGCTCATGGCCTTGATGTCGTACCAACTGGGCATCTCGTAGCCGCCATTAATAGTCACCGGACGGGTCGGCGCCTGGGGCAATACAAAGCGTGTGGTCAGCAAAGTTTGCTGCAACGCTTCGGCCACCGGCAGGAAGTCGTAGCGATCGGCACCCAGGCCATGCAACCAGATTACGCAGGCGTCTGCGGGCTTGGCGGGCTGAAGAATCAAGGGTTCGGTCATGTCTGCTCCATATATGTGCGTGCGCTCCGATTGGGTGCATCGGAACGGGGCGCGACAGGTTCATTTGTTAAGAGAATGTCGCAAGTTTGAAAGTTTTACTGTTGACCATGGGCTGAATCGACTCAGCCACCACTCTGGTACGGGGCTTGCTATGTGTAGATCGATGTCAGAACTATCTTAGGACGGTAACACTATCAGTGACTGCCGCTTGTGGGATAGCAACTGGAATTACTGCAACAACTTCATGCCGCTTGACCCCAAAAAAAGCCAACACGGGTCGATATCGCCTCATAAGGGTGCGCTGAGGTTGGAGCTCCGACACAACAAGAGCAAAACTGGAGGTTTGAATGAAGGTATTGAAATCCACCCTGGCCATCGTAAGCGCGGCCGCTGTACTGGGTGTCAGTGGTTTTGCCCAAGCCGGCGCCACCCTGGACGCTGTGCAGAAGAAAGGCTTCGTACAATGTGGCGTGAGTGACGGCCTGCCGGGTTTCTCGGTGCCGGATGCCAGCGGCAAGATCCTCGGGATCGACGCTGACGTTTGCCGCGCTGTAGCTGCTGCCGTTTTCGGTGACGCAACCAAGGTCAAATTCAGCCAGTTGAACGCCAAGGAGCGTTTCACCGCGCTTCAATCCGGCGAAGTCGACATCCTGTCGCGTAACACCACCATGACCAGCTCTCGCGATGCGGGCATGGGCCTGAAATTCCCGGGCTTCATCACCTACTACGATGGCGTTGGCTTCCTGGTTAACAACAAGCTGGGCGTGAAAAGTGCCAAGGAACTGGACGGTGCAACCATCTGCATCCAGGCCGGTACCACCACTGAGCTGAACGTTTCCGACTACTTCCGCGCCAACAACCTCAAATACACCCCGATCACCTTCGACACCTCCGATGAAAGCGCCAAGTCGCTGGAATCCGGTCGTTGCGACGTGCTGACCTCCGACAAGTCCCAACTCTACGCACAGCGCAGCAAGCTGGCCTCGCCGAAAGACTACGTGGTACTGCCGGAAACCATTTCCAAAGAACCGCTGGGCCCGGTCGTGCGTAACGGCGACGACGAGTGGCTGGCCATCGTGCGCTGGGTTGGCTACGCCATGCTCAACGCTGAAGAAGCCGGTATCACCTCGAAAAACGTTGAAGCTGAAGCCAAGTCCACCAAGAACCCGGACGTTGCGCGTCTGCTCGGTGCTGACGGCGAATACGGCAAAGACCTGAAAGTGAAAAAAGACTGGGTCGTACAGATCGTCAAGCAGGTCGGTAACTACGGTGAAGTGTTCGAGAAAAACCTCGGCAAAAGCACCCCACTGGAAATCGACCGTGGCTTGAACGCACTGTGGACCAACGGTGGCATTCAATACGCACCACCTGTGCGCTGATCGCTGATGGTTCTATCACCCGGTGGGCCAACCACCGGGTGATGTTCTGTTCCATTATTTCCGGGGCACTTCATGCAAAATCAAATCGGCGCACCAAAGCAGAAGCTCAGCTTCAGCGATCCCAAAGTGCGTGCGTGGCTCTTCCAGATCATCACGATTGTGGCGGTGATCTCGCTGGGCTGGTACCTCTTCAACAATACCCAGACCAACCTGCAACACCGGGGCATTACCTCGGGTTTCGACTTTCTTGAGCGCAGTGCCGGCTTCGGCATCGCGCAGCACCTGATCGACTACACCGAATCGGACAGCTATGCCCGGGTCTTTGTGATCGGTTTGCTCAACACTTTGCTGGTGACCGTGATCGGTGTGGTCCTGGCGACCCTGCTCGGTTTCATCATCGGCGTGGCGCGGCTGTCGCCCAACTGGATGATCAACAAGCTGGCGACGGTGTATGTGGAAGTGTTCCGCAACATTCCGCCGCTGCTGCAGATCCTGTTCTGGTACTTCGCGGTATTCCTGACCATGCCGGGGCCGCGCAACAGCCATAACTTCGGCGACACCTTCTTTGTCAGCAGCCGTGGCCTGAACATGCCGGCAGCGATTGCCGCCGATGGTTTCTGGCCATTCGTGGTCAGCATCGTGGTCGCCATCGTGGCAATCGTGCTGATGGCGCGCTGGGCCAACAAGCGCTTTGAAGCCACCGGTGTGCCGTTCCACAAGTTCTGGGCGGGCCTGGCGCTGTTTATCCTGATCCCGGCGTTGTGCGCCTTGATCTTCGGCGCGCCGCTGCAATGGGAAATGCCTAAGCTGCAAGGTTTCAACTTCGTCGGCGGCTGGGTATTGATCCCCGAACTGCTCGCGTTGACCCTGGCGCTTACCGTCTACACGGCAGCGTTTATTGCCGAGATCGTGCGTTCGGGCATCAAGTCCGTCAGCCACGGCCAGACCGAAGCGGCGCGCTCCCTGGGCCTGCGCCCTGGGCCGACGCTGCGCAAGGTCATCATCCCGCAAGCCTTGCGGGTGATCATTCCGCCGCTGACCAGCCAATACCTGAACCTGGCGAAAAACTCGTCGTTGGCCGCCGGTATCGGTTACCCGGAAATGGTTTCGCTGTTTGCCGGCACGGTGCTTAACCAGACCGGCCAGGCCATCGAGGTTATTGCCATCACCATGAGCGTGTACCTGGCGATCAGCATCAGCATTTCCCTGCTGATGAACTGGTACAACAAGCGCATTGCGCTGATCGAGCGGTGAGGAAACGCACATGACTTCGCATACTTTCAAACCTGATATGCCGCCACCGAACAAAGTCTTCGGGCCGATGGCATGGATGCGCGCCAACCTGTTTTCCAGCTGGCTCAACACCTTGCTGACGCTGTTGGCGTTCTACCTGATCTACCTGATCGTGCCGCCGATCCTGCACTGGGCCATCCTCGACGCCAACTGGGTCGGGACCACGCGCGCCGATTGCACCAAGGAAGGCGCCTGCTGGGTGTTTATCCAACAGCGCTTCGGGCAGTTCATGTACGGCTACTACCCCGGCGACCTGCGCTGGCGTGTGGACCTGACCGTGTGGCTGGCCATCGTTGGCGTGGCGCCGTTGTTCATCTCGCGTTTCCAGCGCAAGGCGGTCTACGGCCTGAGCTTCCTGGTGCTGTACCCGATCATCGCCTACTGCCTGCTGCATGGCGGCGTCTTCGGCCTGACCAACGTGGCCACCAGCCAGTGGGGCGGCCTGATGCTGACCCTGGTTATCGCCACCGTCGGCATCGCCGGCGCCTTGCCGTTGGGCATTGTGCTGGCGTTGGGGCGGCGTTCGAACATGCCGGCGATTCGTGTGGTCTGCGTGACCTTCATCGAGTTCTGGCGCGGCGTGCCGTTGATCACCGTGCTGTTCATGTCGTCGGTGATGCTGCCGTTGTTCCTGCCCGAAGGCATGGGCATCGACAAACTGCTGCGGGCGTTGATCGGCGTGATCCTGTTCCAGTCGGCCTACGTGGCTGAAGTGGTGCGCGGTGGCTTGCAGGCGATTCCCAAAGGTCAGTACGAGGCCGCCGCAGCGATGGGCCTGGGTTACTGGCGCAGCATGGGCCTGGTGATTCTGCCGCAAGCCCTGAAGCTGGTGATTCCGGGCATCGTCAACACGTTTATTGCGCTGTTCAAGGACACCAGCCTGGTGATCATCATCGGCCTGTTCGACCTGCTCAACAGCGTCAAACAAGCTGCCGCCGACCCTAAATGGCTGGGTATGGCCACTGAAGGCTATGTGTTCGCCGCCCTGGTGTTCTGGATTTTCTGTTTTGGTATGTCGCGCTATTCCATTCATTTGGAACGCAAGCTCGACACAGGCCACAAGCGTTAGGAGTTGTTGTTATGAGCGAAGCGATCAAACAGCCTGTGAGCCCTGAAGGCATTATCCAGATGCAGGGCGTCAACAAGTGGTACGGCCAGTTCCACGTGTTGAAAGACATCAACCTCAACGTCAAGCAGGGCGAGCGTATCGTGCTGTGCGGCCCGTCGGGTTCGGGCAAGTCCACCACCATCCGCTGCCTCAACCGCCTGGAAGAGCACCAGCAAGGGCGCATCGTGGTCGATGGCGTGGAACTGACCAACGACCTCAAGCAGATCGAAGCGATCCGCCGCGAAGTCGGCATGGTGTTCCAGCACTTCAACCTGTTCCCGCACCTGACCATCCTGCAGAACTGCACGCTGGCACCGATGTGGGTACGCAAGATGCCCAAGCGCAAGGCTGAAGAAATTGCCATGCACTACCTGGAGCGTGTGCGCATTCCGGAGCAGGCCCACAAGTTTCCGGGGCAACTGTCCGGCGGCCAGCAACAGCGTGTGGCGATTGCCCGTGCGCTGTGCATGAAACCGAAAATCATGCTGTTTGACGAACCGACCTCGGCACTAGACCCGGAAATGGTCAAGGAAGTACTCGACACCATGATCGGCCTGGCCGAAGACGGCATGACCATGTTGTGCGTGACCCACGAAATGGGCTTCGCCCGCACCGTGGCCAACCGCGTGATCTTCATGGACAAGGGCGAGATCGTCGAACAGGCGGCGCCGAATGACTTCTTCGACAACCCGCAGAATGATCGGACCAAGTTGTTCTTGAGCCAGATTCTGCATTGATCGATGCTTGAAACGATAAACCCGGCCTGGTGCCGGGTTTATTTTTGCCTGTCTAAGAGGCTTTGAGGGCTTCTTGTGTTTCGTGGTTGATGGTGTGAGTGAAGGCGTTGCGCAGGTCCGCACCTTCGGCCAACTCTTTGGCGTCGGTGAGTAAGTGGGGGTAACGATCCAGCAGGCGCATCAACACCATCAACGGTTTGGGCGGTGTTATTTCGCCGCGTTCGTAGCGTGAGAACGCGTTGTGCCCGCCACCGGACAGTAGTTCTACGGTTTGTTTTTGCGTGAGGTGCAGCTTGCGGCG
The sequence above is a segment of the Pseudomonas sp. R76 genome. Coding sequences within it:
- a CDS encoding amino acid ABC transporter substrate-binding protein, producing MKVLKSTLAIVSAAAVLGVSGFAQAGATLDAVQKKGFVQCGVSDGLPGFSVPDASGKILGIDADVCRAVAAAVFGDATKVKFSQLNAKERFTALQSGEVDILSRNTTMTSSRDAGMGLKFPGFITYYDGVGFLVNNKLGVKSAKELDGATICIQAGTTTELNVSDYFRANNLKYTPITFDTSDESAKSLESGRCDVLTSDKSQLYAQRSKLASPKDYVVLPETISKEPLGPVVRNGDDEWLAIVRWVGYAMLNAEEAGITSKNVEAEAKSTKNPDVARLLGADGEYGKDLKVKKDWVVQIVKQVGNYGEVFEKNLGKSTPLEIDRGLNALWTNGGIQYAPPVR
- a CDS encoding amino acid ABC transporter ATP-binding protein; protein product: MSEAIKQPVSPEGIIQMQGVNKWYGQFHVLKDINLNVKQGERIVLCGPSGSGKSTTIRCLNRLEEHQQGRIVVDGVELTNDLKQIEAIRREVGMVFQHFNLFPHLTILQNCTLAPMWVRKMPKRKAEEIAMHYLERVRIPEQAHKFPGQLSGGQQQRVAIARALCMKPKIMLFDEPTSALDPEMVKEVLDTMIGLAEDGMTMLCVTHEMGFARTVANRVIFMDKGEIVEQAAPNDFFDNPQNDRTKLFLSQILH
- a CDS encoding alpha/beta hydrolase produces the protein MTEPLILQPAKPADACVIWLHGLGADRYDFLPVAEALQQTLLTTRFVLPQAPTRPVTINGGYEMPSWYDIKAMSPARSISLEELETSAKMVTDLIKEQKSSGIDASRIFLAGFSQGGAVVFHTAFLKWQGSLGGVIALSTYAPTFGDELEISASQQRIPALCLHGQYDDVVQNAMGRSAYEHLKSRGVTVTWQEYPMGHEVLPQEIHDIGTWLAARLG
- a CDS encoding amino acid ABC transporter permease, translating into MTSHTFKPDMPPPNKVFGPMAWMRANLFSSWLNTLLTLLAFYLIYLIVPPILHWAILDANWVGTTRADCTKEGACWVFIQQRFGQFMYGYYPGDLRWRVDLTVWLAIVGVAPLFISRFQRKAVYGLSFLVLYPIIAYCLLHGGVFGLTNVATSQWGGLMLTLVIATVGIAGALPLGIVLALGRRSNMPAIRVVCVTFIEFWRGVPLITVLFMSSVMLPLFLPEGMGIDKLLRALIGVILFQSAYVAEVVRGGLQAIPKGQYEAAAAMGLGYWRSMGLVILPQALKLVIPGIVNTFIALFKDTSLVIIIGLFDLLNSVKQAAADPKWLGMATEGYVFAALVFWIFCFGMSRYSIHLERKLDTGHKR
- a CDS encoding amino acid ABC transporter permease, with protein sequence MQNQIGAPKQKLSFSDPKVRAWLFQIITIVAVISLGWYLFNNTQTNLQHRGITSGFDFLERSAGFGIAQHLIDYTESDSYARVFVIGLLNTLLVTVIGVVLATLLGFIIGVARLSPNWMINKLATVYVEVFRNIPPLLQILFWYFAVFLTMPGPRNSHNFGDTFFVSSRGLNMPAAIAADGFWPFVVSIVVAIVAIVLMARWANKRFEATGVPFHKFWAGLALFILIPALCALIFGAPLQWEMPKLQGFNFVGGWVLIPELLALTLALTVYTAAFIAEIVRSGIKSVSHGQTEAARSLGLRPGPTLRKVIIPQALRVIIPPLTSQYLNLAKNSSLAAGIGYPEMVSLFAGTVLNQTGQAIEVIAITMSVYLAISISISLLMNWYNKRIALIER
- a CDS encoding type II toxin-antitoxin system MqsA family antitoxin, whose translation is MKTQHCFICGTPDAMVRFEGRSETLRIKGMEQRVDDLSGWECQLCEDGMYDADSSERHAKAGDELLHAARRMMGAELKRIRRKLHLTQKQTVELLSGGGHNAFSRYERGEITPPKPLMVLMRLLDRYPHLLTDAKELAEGADLRNAFTHTINHETQEALKAS